One region of Thiorhodovibrio frisius genomic DNA includes:
- a CDS encoding HyaD/HybD family hydrogenase maturation endopeptidase, with translation MSTLISDSAPNSVPTADIAAESDALIIGLGNLLLSDEGVGIHVLRRLEQQYGFAPSSVELVDGGTTGLDLLALFQEHNLILLIDALFAPDSAPGDIQILRNDAILAALSKKLSMHHLGISDVLALAQLLDYRPREIVLLGVVPENLELGTELSTPVEQRLPDILTSVQTILSDWHIAMKPHKPGIHAPSPTGAALFLADPVSST, from the coding sequence GTGTCAACACTAATCTCTGATTCTGCGCCTAATTCGGTCCCAACCGCAGATATCGCCGCCGAGTCCGATGCGCTCATCATCGGACTCGGCAATCTGTTGCTGAGCGACGAGGGCGTTGGCATTCACGTCCTGCGCCGGCTTGAGCAGCAGTATGGCTTCGCCCCCAGCAGTGTCGAGCTCGTCGACGGCGGCACCACCGGACTCGACCTGCTCGCGCTCTTTCAGGAACATAACCTCATCCTGCTGATCGACGCCCTCTTCGCGCCGGATTCAGCGCCCGGCGATATTCAAATTCTTCGCAATGACGCCATCCTGGCCGCACTCTCCAAAAAACTCTCCATGCATCACCTGGGCATCAGCGACGTGCTGGCTCTCGCCCAACTGCTCGACTACCGCCCGCGCGAGATCGTACTCCTTGGCGTGGTTCCAGAGAATTTGGAACTCGGCACCGAACTGTCCACGCCCGTGGAGCAGCGCCTGCCCGACATTCTCACAAGCGTTCAGACCATCCTGAGCGATTGGCATATCGCCATGAAGCCACACAAGCCGGGAATCCATGCACCCTCCCCCACCGGCGCCGCGCTCTTCCTCGCAGACCCGGTTAGCTCAACTTAG
- a CDS encoding nickel-dependent hydrogenase large subunit has product MTINRITVDPVTRIEGHLRVDCDVKDGKVVNAWSSGQMWRGIETILTGRDPRDAWLYTQRICGVCTTVHAIVSVRAVENALDMEIPLNAQLIRNIIMAAHGIHDHLVHFYHLSALDWVDVVSALSADPKKTEQLAQSLSNWPNNSAAQFAQVQAKVKKFVENGQLGIFAHGYWGHPAMILPPEANLMAVAHYLEALEYQRKANQITAILGAKTPHIQNLAVGGVANPINPNEQSALNMERLAYVKTLMDEIQGFIREVYLPDVTAIAALYADWLPYGQGVTNYLSAPDFPKDGKGTEFAMPGGYIPNGDMSQFRPITHFGDPFFEQNVKESIKHAWYDGDWTRTPYQEDTIPKYTDFDENGAYSWVKAPTFADKPAQVGPLANVLAMVAAGDERTRGYLKVAMDRIGAITRSQVPLTVLHSTLGRHAARCVRTQVLYDMLEDNYNALISNIASGDMTTFNPPTFPKGEQMGFGFHEAPRGLLSHWIVIENGKIKNYQAVVPSTWNAGPRNQNDEKGPYEASLMNNPILDEQRPLEVLRTVHSFDPCLACAIHLHDNQGRDIVRVNTNL; this is encoded by the coding sequence GTGACCATTAACCGCATCACAGTAGACCCGGTAACGCGCATCGAGGGGCATCTGCGCGTCGATTGCGACGTCAAGGACGGAAAAGTCGTCAATGCCTGGTCGAGCGGCCAGATGTGGCGCGGCATCGAGACCATACTGACTGGCCGCGACCCGCGCGATGCCTGGCTCTATACCCAGCGCATCTGCGGCGTCTGCACCACGGTGCATGCCATTGTCTCAGTGCGTGCGGTCGAGAATGCACTGGACATGGAAATCCCGCTCAATGCCCAGCTTATTCGCAATATCATCATGGCCGCCCATGGCATCCATGACCATCTGGTGCATTTCTATCACCTCTCGGCACTCGACTGGGTGGATGTGGTCTCCGCCCTTTCGGCTGATCCAAAAAAGACCGAGCAACTGGCCCAAAGCCTGTCAAACTGGCCAAACAATAGTGCTGCCCAATTCGCCCAAGTACAGGCGAAGGTGAAAAAGTTCGTCGAAAACGGCCAACTCGGCATCTTTGCGCATGGCTACTGGGGCCATCCGGCCATGATTCTACCGCCTGAGGCCAACTTAATGGCGGTGGCCCATTATCTGGAAGCACTCGAATACCAGCGCAAGGCCAATCAGATCACCGCCATTCTGGGCGCCAAAACCCCGCATATTCAGAACTTAGCAGTTGGTGGCGTAGCCAATCCCATTAACCCCAATGAGCAGTCCGCGCTCAACATGGAGCGCCTGGCCTATGTCAAGACCCTGATGGATGAGATTCAAGGCTTTATCCGCGAGGTCTATCTGCCTGATGTCACCGCCATTGCGGCGCTGTATGCCGACTGGCTACCCTATGGTCAGGGGGTGACCAATTACCTGTCTGCACCCGACTTCCCCAAGGATGGCAAGGGAACGGAGTTTGCCATGCCCGGCGGTTACATTCCCAATGGGGACATGTCCCAATTCCGCCCCATCACCCATTTTGGTGATCCCTTCTTTGAGCAAAACGTCAAGGAAAGTATCAAGCACGCCTGGTACGACGGCGACTGGACGCGCACGCCTTATCAGGAAGACACCATTCCGAAATACACTGACTTCGACGAAAACGGTGCCTACTCTTGGGTGAAAGCGCCAACCTTTGCCGATAAGCCGGCGCAAGTCGGGCCGCTGGCCAATGTGCTGGCCATGGTTGCCGCCGGCGATGAGCGCACCCGAGGCTATCTCAAGGTGGCAATGGACCGCATTGGTGCCATCACTCGCTCGCAGGTGCCGCTGACCGTCTTGCATTCAACCCTCGGCCGCCATGCCGCCCGCTGCGTGCGCACCCAAGTGCTCTATGACATGCTCGAGGACAACTACAACGCGCTCATCAGTAATATCGCCAGTGGCGACATGACCACCTTCAACCCGCCGACATTCCCCAAGGGTGAACAGATGGGATTTGGTTTCCACGAGGCACCACGCGGCCTTCTGTCGCACTGGATTGTGATTGAAAACGGCAAAATCAAAAACTACCAGGCAGTGGTACCCTCCACCTGGAACGCCGGTCCGCGCAACCAAAACGACGAGAAAGGCCCTTATGAGGCCTCGCTGATGAACAACCCCATTCTCGACGAACAACGCCCGCTGGAGGTGCTGCGCACCGTGCATTCCTTCGACCCTTGCCTGGCCTGCGCCATCCACCTGCACGACAACCAGGGCCGCGACATCGTCCGTGTCAACACTAATCTCTGA
- the hybB gene encoding Ni/Fe-hydrogenase cytochrome b subunit — MTEAFRPVGGKVLTRHFKFMGVLVLIAGYFLIRRFVFGIGDVSNLSDGFPWGLWITYDVVTGTAIACGGYAMALLVYVFNRGQFHPMIRAALLTSVFGYTLAGASIVVDVGRYWQLYNVFLPQYINLNSVMLEVALCVTLYTLVLWIEFSPAILEAMKANRLLRFMRHILFFFIGVGMLLPTMHQSSLGSLLLIAGYKVHDLWQTSIIPLLFLLTAITMGYGIVVFESLYASVNLGRKLETPLLSKVSAIIPWLLIAYLVLRIGDLVLSGHISAIAGPGPEPYLFLAEITLFVFAIVILMDKHHRTRPTILFWSSLAVVLGGALYRFNAFMIAFDPGPGWHYFPSVGEMSIALGIVAFEVMAYLFFVKKTPIMAVEH; from the coding sequence ATGACTGAGGCCTTCCGCCCGGTCGGTGGCAAGGTGCTCACCCGGCACTTCAAGTTCATGGGAGTGCTGGTGCTGATCGCCGGCTATTTCCTCATCCGCCGCTTTGTCTTTGGCATTGGGGATGTCTCTAACCTGAGTGACGGCTTCCCCTGGGGCCTGTGGATCACCTATGACGTGGTCACGGGCACCGCCATCGCCTGCGGCGGTTATGCCATGGCGTTGCTGGTGTATGTCTTCAATCGCGGGCAATTCCACCCGATGATCCGCGCCGCGCTCCTGACCAGCGTCTTTGGCTACACCCTGGCCGGCGCATCCATCGTCGTCGATGTGGGCCGTTACTGGCAGCTATATAACGTCTTTCTGCCGCAGTACATCAATCTAAACTCCGTGATGCTAGAAGTCGCGCTCTGCGTGACTCTCTATACCTTGGTGCTCTGGATTGAGTTCTCCCCGGCGATACTGGAGGCGATGAAAGCCAACCGGCTGCTGCGCTTTATGCGCCATATCCTGTTCTTCTTTATCGGCGTGGGCATGCTGCTGCCGACCATGCATCAGTCCTCGCTTGGATCCCTGCTATTGATTGCTGGCTACAAGGTGCATGATCTGTGGCAAACGTCCATTATTCCGCTGCTGTTTTTGCTCACCGCCATCACCATGGGCTATGGCATCGTGGTGTTCGAGTCGCTCTATGCCTCGGTCAATCTCGGACGCAAACTCGAAACCCCGCTACTGAGCAAAGTCAGCGCCATTATTCCCTGGCTACTCATTGCCTATCTGGTGCTGCGCATCGGGGATCTGGTCTTAAGCGGCCACATCAGCGCCATCGCCGGCCCTGGTCCCGAGCCCTATCTGTTTCTCGCCGAGATAACCCTCTTTGTCTTTGCGATTGTCATTTTGATGGACAAACACCATCGCACCCGCCCGACAATTTTGTTCTGGAGTTCACTGGCCGTGGTATTAGGCGGCGCCCTGTATCGCTTCAATGCCTTTATGATCGCCTTCGACCCCGGTCCGGGCTGGCATTATTTTCCATCAGTTGGGGAGATGAGCATTGCCCTTGGCATTGTTGCCTTTGAGGTCATGGCTTATCTGTTCTTTGTGAAAAAGACGCCCATCATGGCAGTGGAGCATTGA
- the hybA gene encoding hydrogenase 2 operon protein HybA: MNIDRRQFFKVMAAGSAVAVGASPVQARECKTLPPDAIGILYDANLCIGCKACEVACKDANDMPVSGQGAIDQAYGVNGAWDGDDDLNGRTMNKIKAYVAEGSRTDLDDPDACFIKRACMHCIDPDCISACPVSALTKDPFTGIVQYNADACIGCRYCQLACPFNIPKFQYDKTFPQIVKCQMCAPRIADGEIPACCDVCPTGASLFGRVEDLRAEGHRRLAMQPGERAEFPLNQLGGKTRETEAEKYLPHLYGETESGGTQYLMVAGVPFEQLGMPPVGDESRARLSETLQHTLYKGMVAPGLLLGGLVYAAYQHTKEDREDHPEHDPESEDKSVCGQPEHHDD; this comes from the coding sequence ATGAACATTGATCGTCGTCAGTTTTTCAAAGTGATGGCCGCCGGTAGCGCGGTCGCCGTCGGTGCTTCACCGGTTCAGGCCCGCGAGTGCAAAACCTTACCACCGGATGCCATTGGCATTCTTTATGATGCCAACCTGTGCATCGGCTGCAAGGCGTGCGAGGTCGCGTGCAAAGACGCGAATGACATGCCCGTCAGCGGTCAGGGCGCCATCGATCAGGCCTATGGCGTCAATGGCGCCTGGGATGGCGATGACGACCTGAATGGTCGCACCATGAATAAGATCAAGGCCTATGTGGCCGAGGGCAGTCGCACCGATCTCGATGACCCTGATGCATGTTTTATCAAGCGCGCCTGCATGCACTGTATCGACCCGGACTGCATCTCTGCCTGCCCGGTCAGCGCCCTGACCAAAGACCCCTTCACCGGAATTGTGCAGTACAACGCGGATGCCTGCATCGGCTGCCGTTATTGTCAGCTCGCCTGCCCCTTTAACATCCCCAAGTTCCAGTACGACAAGACCTTCCCGCAGATTGTCAAATGCCAAATGTGCGCGCCGCGCATTGCCGATGGCGAGATTCCGGCCTGCTGCGATGTCTGCCCGACTGGGGCTAGCCTCTTTGGCCGGGTTGAGGATCTGCGCGCGGAAGGGCATCGGCGACTTGCCATGCAGCCTGGCGAGCGGGCGGAATTTCCGCTCAATCAACTCGGCGGCAAGACGCGCGAGACCGAGGCGGAAAAATACCTTCCGCACCTCTATGGCGAGACCGAATCCGGCGGCACCCAGTATCTGATGGTGGCCGGCGTACCGTTCGAGCAGCTTGGCATGCCGCCGGTGGGTGATGAGTCGCGTGCGCGTCTGTCCGAGACGCTGCAACATACGCTATACAAGGGCATGGTCGCCCCCGGCCTGCTGCTTGGTGGTCTGGTCTATGCGGCCTATCAGCACACCAAGGAAGATCGCGAAGATCATCCGGAGCATGATCCAGAGTCGGAAGACAAGTCGGTGTGCGGGCAACCGGAGCACCACGATGACTGA
- a CDS encoding hydrogenase small subunit: MNNQQQPFSDASSHGSLPSSPPPALPPALEDHLELHGLSRRRFLQFATSITAAMGLPATMTGQVLAAVEQQAASPARPPVIWLHFQECTGCTESLLRATHPTLEGLILDLISLDYSETLLAAAGHQAEQALHDSLEKNKGNFILVVEGSVPTADNGNFCKVAGKTPQQMLHEIAPHAAAAIAIGSCASWGGVQSAAPNPTGAVGIQEALDLYGITKADGTPLPVINLPGCPASPYNILSTVLYYLTLQQLPELDAKHRPKFAYGRLIHENCERRPHFDAGHFAEEYGDEGHRQGWCLFKLGCKGPETYANCPVIEFGDVGGNTWPVGIGHPCFGCSEQGVGFHKPQHEQAKNVSVTSPSIFPGIITEHPGGVTLTSAAVAGAIGGGALVYALGANSKLKALEEAEAQSASDPSSDALSEGTKA, from the coding sequence ATGAACAACCAACAACAGCCCTTTTCGGATGCCTCCAGCCATGGGAGCCTCCCGTCCTCCCCGCCACCTGCGCTGCCGCCTGCACTCGAAGACCATCTGGAACTCCATGGCCTGAGTCGCCGCCGCTTTTTGCAGTTTGCCACCAGCATCACCGCCGCCATGGGGCTGCCGGCAACCATGACCGGCCAGGTGCTGGCGGCGGTGGAACAACAGGCTGCCAGCCCGGCGCGTCCGCCGGTGATCTGGCTGCATTTTCAGGAATGCACCGGCTGCACGGAGTCCCTGCTGCGCGCTACCCACCCAACGCTCGAGGGGCTGATTCTTGATCTGATCTCGCTGGATTATTCCGAGACGCTGCTCGCCGCCGCTGGCCATCAGGCCGAGCAGGCACTGCATGACTCGCTTGAGAAGAACAAGGGCAACTTCATTCTGGTGGTCGAGGGCTCGGTCCCCACGGCGGACAATGGCAACTTCTGCAAGGTAGCCGGCAAGACACCCCAGCAGATGCTGCATGAAATCGCACCCCACGCGGCTGCGGCCATCGCCATTGGCTCCTGCGCCTCCTGGGGCGGCGTGCAGAGCGCAGCGCCCAATCCAACCGGGGCTGTCGGTATTCAAGAAGCACTGGATCTGTATGGCATCACCAAGGCCGACGGCACGCCGCTGCCGGTGATCAATCTGCCCGGCTGCCCGGCCTCGCCCTACAACATCCTCTCGACGGTTCTGTATTACCTGACGCTGCAACAGCTCCCCGAGCTGGACGCCAAGCACCGCCCAAAATTCGCCTACGGTCGCCTGATTCACGAGAACTGCGAGCGTCGCCCGCACTTCGACGCCGGGCACTTTGCCGAGGAATACGGCGACGAGGGCCACCGTCAGGGCTGGTGCCTATTCAAGCTCGGCTGCAAGGGTCCCGAGACCTATGCCAACTGCCCGGTGATCGAATTCGGCGATGTCGGCGGCAACACTTGGCCGGTCGGCATTGGCCATCCCTGTTTTGGCTGCTCGGAGCAAGGCGTTGGTTTCCACAAGCCGCAGCATGAGCAGGCAAAAAATGTCTCTGTTACCTCGCCGTCCATCTTCCCGGGAATCATCACCGAGCACCCCGGCGGCGTCACCCTGACCTCCGCTGCTGTGGCCGGTGCCATCGGCGGCGGCGCCCTAGTCTATGCCTTGGGCGCGAACAGCAAACTCAAAGCGCTTGAGGAGGCGGAAGCCCAGAGCGCATCCGACCCATCATCCGACGCATTATCCGAAGGCACCAAGGCCTAA
- a CDS encoding cytochrome c3 family protein, translating into MALPAPAAEAASEQRACLRCHGMATLAYRDPATGDIVNLALNEKTFGHSVHGELACSHCHEDGYESYPHSPDVSAAELNCVQCHEDHPENTDRVDFTVIDQEYQASVHARSDDSEAAGFNCHSCHDPHAFRASLLGRDIPDIVAYDNQICLSCHEELRDAFSTSHAWLPNRDKHWASVRCLDCHTPSRDNGRPVSHEILSKEQSNANCVNCHSQAQGLLSRLYQYRSREDIEEKGFFAKAVFNQAYIVGMSRNPLIDRLALIIIGLTVLVLAAHGYGRYRAYQSLREQQATAANEGDKQ; encoded by the coding sequence ATGGCGCTGCCAGCCCCGGCTGCCGAAGCCGCGAGCGAACAGCGTGCCTGCCTGCGTTGTCATGGCATGGCCACCCTGGCCTATCGCGACCCGGCCACTGGCGACATTGTTAATCTGGCACTCAATGAAAAAACATTCGGGCATTCCGTGCATGGCGAGCTGGCGTGCAGCCACTGCCACGAAGACGGCTATGAGAGCTACCCGCACTCGCCAGACGTATCGGCAGCGGAGCTAAATTGCGTGCAATGCCACGAGGATCACCCGGAAAACACCGACCGCGTCGATTTCACGGTGATCGATCAGGAATATCAGGCCAGCGTGCATGCGCGCTCCGATGACTCTGAGGCGGCGGGTTTTAACTGTCACTCCTGTCACGATCCTCACGCCTTCAGAGCCTCCCTGCTTGGGCGCGATATCCCCGATATCGTCGCCTACGACAATCAGATCTGCCTGTCCTGCCACGAGGAATTGCGCGATGCTTTCAGCACTTCCCACGCCTGGCTGCCGAATCGCGACAAGCACTGGGCGTCGGTGCGCTGTTTGGATTGTCATACCCCTTCGAGAGACAACGGTCGCCCGGTGTCGCATGAAATCCTGAGCAAGGAGCAGAGCAACGCCAACTGCGTCAACTGCCATTCCCAGGCACAGGGCCTCTTGAGCCGGCTTTATCAATACCGCTCGCGCGAGGATATCGAAGAAAAGGGCTTTTTCGCCAAGGCGGTGTTTAACCAGGCATATATCGTCGGCATGAGCCGCAACCCGCTGATTGATCGCTTGGCGCTGATCATCATCGGCCTGACGGTGCTGGTGCTGGCAGCCCATGGCTATGGCCGTTACCGGGCTTATCAGTCCTTGCGCGAGCAGCAGGCGACAGCCGCGAATGAAGGAGACAAACAATGA
- a CDS encoding cytochrome b/b6 domain-containing protein translates to MSALYLYPIWMRLWHWLNAVIFIVLMVTGASMHFSGTPWLLSFNTAVPIHNASGILLTISWVVFIVGNLFTTNGRHYRVQFRGFFQRLFAQMGYYGYGIFRNAPHPFHVTEEMKLNTLQQISYIGVMYGLMPFLIISGWAFLYSVYLPETLFGIGILWLIAMAHLTLAYFLVMFLIVHMYIITTGETLTTNLRAMFTGWHRETDQH, encoded by the coding sequence ATGAGCGCCCTGTATTTGTATCCCATCTGGATGCGCCTCTGGCACTGGTTGAACGCGGTGATCTTCATTGTGCTGATGGTCACGGGTGCGAGCATGCATTTTTCCGGCACGCCCTGGCTGTTGTCCTTCAATACCGCCGTGCCTATTCATAACGCCTCCGGCATTCTTCTGACCATCAGTTGGGTGGTTTTTATTGTCGGGAATCTGTTTACCACCAATGGGCGTCATTACCGGGTTCAATTCCGGGGCTTTTTCCAACGCTTGTTCGCGCAGATGGGCTATTACGGCTATGGGATTTTCCGTAATGCGCCACATCCTTTTCATGTCACCGAGGAAATGAAGCTCAATACGTTGCAGCAGATTAGTTACATTGGTGTTATGTATGGACTCATGCCCTTTTTAATCATCAGCGGTTGGGCCTTTTTGTACTCGGTGTATCTGCCGGAAACCCTCTTTGGTATTGGTATCCTTTGGCTGATTGCCATGGCGCATCTGACCCTGGCCTATTTTCTGGTGATGTTTTTAATTGTTCACATGTACATCATCACCACTGGAGAGACCCTGACCACCAACCTGCGCGCCATGTTTACAGGTTGGCACCGGGAGACAGATCAGCATTAA
- a CDS encoding nitrite reductase: MSTLTEDLVSPKSKRRFLIIGGILLAVILAYKFLYPLFFDAYVGKTNAPLSYESSQELSDLEFEALARDLSEEARYEKAAAVVSEDQEPFARQVKIEMLMNTPSFVSEIEPKHIEYFREAGIRKYEGPETCLRCHETITVNHGEGGLKTVNTLDDIVNSVHFKFQTSAGGFSTFGYDGRQVNAGPHKIPVGKIDRACGIPGSFTWTGWAALVKSRPEHAGGEVEMRSEGCGQCHIGGNYQPATEKMMPIGDVPEMAKEGIDCLICHSRTYDMNKRYVIRDDKGTRWNQDRSMHAALTVAEIRSDNCLRCHQHNMGGDIYEHNFAATQLGDENQRLLHHGAKRGNPFSPQDDVHAAAGIQCTDCHEPEGHKIPRGRMGVDLVANDLPDVDVTCASCHTETPHNNSKDKALLNGHIARMACETCHIKELEANSVVLRDWVHPSWNSEEGVWEPTDIFQSGEPGKGFKFLWFNGNGTFLANALGSNPAGTGDYNPLMNQMVKIDDPEALADIRAAVEELKETYPEIDVDEYVKKATDPLSQLTPEMLAKRREMIAKNLQVAMNDGESRIYPFKVFNAMMYEDMGNQGPFGAMILPFDYATYYETGDGKASVKQAISDPIVQRMYQMPFKVYMMDEFMYYFGVMEGWNPTYPLVNGELVNVEPHWMRQMGTLMVNHGIQGKGRECKDCHDPNGVMDFAALDYSPEQVAELQDLEGLTASGKSPVQDVQPPPASLPQPSPATPEVHTPAKPPVEARAQEMAPGLRPQLPAASLPLGMPAPPVPQERMSANPSYPYWPR; this comes from the coding sequence ATGAGTACCCTGACCGAAGACCTTGTCAGCCCCAAGTCCAAACGTCGTTTCCTGATCATCGGCGGCATCTTGCTGGCGGTGATTCTGGCGTACAAATTTCTCTATCCGCTGTTCTTCGATGCCTATGTCGGCAAGACCAATGCGCCGCTCAGCTATGAGAGCAGCCAAGAACTGAGTGATCTTGAGTTCGAAGCGCTAGCGCGCGATTTGAGCGAGGAGGCGCGTTACGAGAAAGCCGCAGCGGTGGTGAGCGAGGATCAAGAGCCCTTCGCTCGTCAGGTCAAGATCGAGATGCTGATGAACACCCCGTCCTTCGTCAGTGAGATCGAGCCCAAGCATATCGAGTATTTCCGCGAGGCCGGCATCCGCAAATATGAAGGGCCCGAGACCTGTCTGCGCTGTCATGAAACCATCACCGTCAACCACGGCGAAGGGGGGCTGAAGACGGTCAATACGCTCGATGACATCGTTAACTCGGTGCATTTCAAGTTCCAGACCTCGGCCGGCGGCTTCTCGACCTTTGGCTACGACGGGCGTCAGGTCAACGCCGGTCCGCACAAGATTCCTGTAGGTAAGATTGATCGCGCCTGCGGTATTCCGGGCAGCTTCACCTGGACCGGCTGGGCGGCGCTGGTGAAAAGCCGCCCTGAGCATGCAGGAGGCGAGGTTGAGATGCGCAGCGAGGGCTGCGGTCAGTGTCACATTGGCGGCAATTACCAGCCCGCCACCGAGAAAATGATGCCCATCGGCGATGTGCCCGAGATGGCTAAGGAAGGTATTGACTGCCTGATCTGCCACTCGCGCACCTACGACATGAACAAGCGTTATGTCATTCGCGACGACAAAGGCACCCGCTGGAACCAGGACCGCAGCATGCACGCGGCCCTGACTGTCGCCGAGATTCGCAGCGACAACTGCCTGCGCTGCCATCAGCACAACATGGGCGGCGATATCTACGAGCACAATTTTGCCGCCACCCAGTTGGGCGATGAGAACCAGCGGCTGTTGCACCATGGCGCCAAGCGGGGCAATCCCTTCAGTCCGCAGGACGATGTGCATGCCGCTGCCGGCATTCAATGCACCGACTGCCACGAGCCTGAAGGGCATAAAATCCCGCGCGGGCGCATGGGGGTCGACCTAGTCGCCAACGACTTGCCGGATGTGGATGTCACCTGTGCCAGTTGCCATACCGAGACCCCGCACAACAATTCCAAGGACAAAGCCCTGCTCAACGGTCATATCGCCCGCATGGCCTGCGAGACCTGTCATATCAAGGAGCTGGAAGCCAACAGTGTGGTGCTGCGCGACTGGGTCCACCCAAGTTGGAATTCCGAGGAAGGCGTCTGGGAACCCACCGATATCTTTCAGTCGGGCGAACCGGGCAAGGGCTTTAAGTTTCTGTGGTTCAACGGCAATGGGACTTTCCTCGCCAATGCGCTCGGCAGCAATCCCGCGGGTACCGGGGATTACAATCCGCTGATGAATCAGATGGTCAAGATCGATGATCCAGAAGCGCTCGCCGATATTCGTGCGGCGGTTGAGGAGCTGAAAGAGACCTATCCCGAGATCGATGTCGATGAGTATGTGAAAAAGGCGACCGATCCGTTAAGTCAGCTCACGCCCGAGATGCTCGCCAAGCGCCGCGAGATGATCGCCAAGAATCTGCAAGTGGCGATGAACGATGGCGAAAGCCGTATTTACCCGTTCAAAGTCTTCAATGCCATGATGTACGAGGACATGGGTAACCAGGGTCCCTTTGGTGCCATGATTCTGCCCTTCGATTACGCCACCTACTATGAGACAGGCGATGGCAAAGCCTCGGTCAAGCAGGCCATCAGCGATCCCATCGTTCAACGCATGTACCAGATGCCCTTTAAGGTCTACATGATGGATGAGTTCATGTACTACTTCGGCGTCATGGAGGGCTGGAACCCCACCTATCCGCTGGTCAATGGCGAGCTGGTCAATGTTGAGCCGCACTGGATGCGCCAGATGGGCACCCTGATGGTCAACCATGGTATCCAGGGCAAGGGTCGGGAATGCAAAGACTGTCACGATCCCAACGGCGTCATGGATTTCGCCGCTCTCGACTATTCGCCCGAGCAGGTCGCTGAATTGCAGGACCTTGAAGGATTAACAGCTAGCGGCAAGAGCCCGGTTCAAGATGTGCAGCCTCCCCCCGCGTCCTTACCGCAGCCTTCACCTGCGACGCCTGAGGTT